A DNA window from Acidobacteriota bacterium contains the following coding sequences:
- a CDS encoding c-type cytochrome has protein sequence MSRWLTVCGAAAVSAFVLMGGAAVETASGVGAAFPAAVQETTSSTLDGVFSSAQARRGQRVYDQNCASCHGQRLRGGEMAPSLAGADFIVWWTEVRLGDLFNRIKLTMPEDEPGRLSDQEYTDVVAYLLDRSDYPAGENELSTDKAEMDKIMIVAAE, from the coding sequence ATGAGCAGGTGGTTGACCGTGTGCGGTGCGGCGGCGGTGTCGGCGTTCGTGCTCATGGGCGGCGCGGCGGTCGAGACCGCGTCGGGGGTCGGGGCGGCCTTCCCGGCCGCGGTGCAGGAGACCACCAGCTCGACCCTCGACGGCGTGTTCTCCTCGGCCCAGGCGCGCCGCGGGCAGCGGGTCTACGACCAGAACTGCGCGTCCTGCCACGGGCAGCGCCTGCGGGGCGGCGAGATGGCGCCGAGCCTCGCCGGCGCCGACTTCATCGTCTGGTGGACCGAGGTGCGGCTGGGGGACCTGTTCAATCGGATCAAGCTGACGATGCCCGAGGACGAGCCGGGCCGCCTGTCGGACCAGGAGTACACCGACGTCGTGGCCTACCTGCTCGACCGGAGCGACTATCCGGCGGGAGAGAACGAGCTGTCCACGGACAAGGCGGAGATGGACAAGATCATGATCGTCGCCGCCGAGTGA
- a CDS encoding cytochrome-c peroxidase: MTRSQFREVLFGAKHPTGLLVAAATVAVLLFMQVGAVGQEAGAVEHSVSALPETQQEPGYNPTTPAKVELGRLLFWDPLLSGPQDVACATCHHPEFAYSDDRDLSTGVTGIGLGRFRRDGHLVKRNSPTVLNVAFNGIDESGRYDPATAPAFWDNRIRSLESQALEPLKSFEEMRGDTYPEDEAVARVVAKLQANAEYQSLFAEAFGSEQPVNAENLGRAIAAFMRSLLANNSPFDRYMRGDRSAMTDQQVRGMQRFDEIGCIRCHNGPMFSDYKLHVMGVPDNPALASGLTTPASDGGAQNPPCAAAPEEPRTAASRAACDSYAFRTPSLRNLELTFPYGHNGMFRTLRAVVGFYEATIAGESRNPNVSYEELDPRLRALQNVDEEDTDLIEFLFALSDSSFDRTIPERVPSGLQVGGRIR; the protein is encoded by the coding sequence ATGACGAGAAGCCAATTCCGTGAGGTTTTGTTCGGAGCGAAACACCCTACCGGACTGCTGGTCGCAGCAGCTACGGTCGCCGTACTCCTTTTCATGCAAGTTGGCGCCGTTGGACAAGAAGCTGGTGCCGTTGAACACAGTGTGTCGGCGCTGCCAGAGACTCAGCAGGAGCCGGGATACAACCCGACGACCCCAGCAAAAGTTGAGCTGGGCAGGCTGCTGTTCTGGGACCCGCTCTTGTCGGGACCCCAAGACGTAGCCTGCGCGACGTGCCATCATCCCGAATTCGCCTATTCAGATGACCGCGACCTGTCGACCGGCGTGACGGGCATCGGCCTGGGCCGCTTCCGGCGTGACGGGCATCTCGTCAAACGCAATAGTCCGACGGTTCTGAACGTTGCTTTCAACGGCATCGATGAATCGGGCCGCTACGACCCGGCGACTGCGCCGGCGTTCTGGGACAATCGCATCAGGAGCCTCGAATCGCAGGCGCTCGAACCGCTCAAGTCGTTTGAGGAAATGCGAGGGGACACCTACCCGGAGGATGAGGCTGTCGCGAGAGTGGTGGCGAAGCTCCAGGCCAACGCCGAGTACCAGAGCCTGTTCGCCGAGGCCTTCGGCAGTGAACAGCCGGTCAACGCGGAAAACCTGGGCAGGGCGATAGCGGCGTTCATGCGGTCGCTGCTGGCCAACAACTCGCCGTTCGACCGCTACATGCGCGGCGACCGCAGCGCCATGACGGACCAACAGGTCAGGGGAATGCAGCGCTTCGACGAGATCGGGTGCATCAGGTGCCACAACGGGCCCATGTTCTCCGATTACAAACTGCATGTCATGGGCGTGCCCGACAACCCCGCTCTTGCATCAGGTCTCACAACGCCCGCCTCCGACGGAGGCGCGCAGAACCCTCCTTGCGCGGCAGCTCCTGAGGAGCCGCGCACTGCAGCGTCCCGAGCAGCGTGCGACAGCTATGCGTTTCGCACGCCGTCGCTGCGAAACCTCGAATTGACCTTCCCATACGGGCACAATGGCATGTTCCGGACGCTCCGCGCCGTCGTGGGGTTCTATGAAGCCACCATCGCCGGGGAGTCCCGGAACCCGAACGTCAGCTACGAGGAGCTCGATCCGCGGCTTCGCGCGTTGCAGAACGTCGACGAAGAAGACACGGATCTGATCGAGTTCTTGTTTGCTCTGAGCGACAGCTCGTTCGACCGTACGATTCCCGAGCGCGTACCGAGCGGCCTGCAAGTCGGCGGAAGAATTCGCTAG
- a CDS encoding multicopper oxidase family protein: MVRSRGDGEGNVPRSVWTTARALLAALSALAVLDANPAGAQSLQPAGWDAGMRMAEAVDRNPDPNVVEVDFEARVATVEIAPGLKVDAWTYNGTIPGPMIRVKVGDRLIVHFTNNLSRPSTIHWHGLRVPIDMDGVPGYSQEPVQPGGTFTYDFVVPDAGIFWYHPHVMSAAQVGFGLYGAFLVEDSTETETIGIADDLVLVLSDIDVDDDGALLPADTGGTVGMLFGREGNRVLVNGRRLPELVARSGAPQRWRVVDAAKSRYFKLDLGEGHVFRKIGGDGGLTEYSEDHDFIVLGAGERADVLVTPTGEPGGEGLVRSLLHDRGYGSIFGRDFESLFTIRFADEPPYDSGPLPRTSREMEPYDLDGATGIDLELTLQEDPYDRTFAYGINHVPFWRAKPILAGLGETQVWNVTNSTAWSHPLHLHGFFFLVLDEDGEPVRPLEWKDTVDIPHERTVRLAVRFDERPGTWIFHCHILDHADGGLLGAVHLGLPPEEFRNLAEH; the protein is encoded by the coding sequence ATGGTGCGCAGCCGTGGCGATGGAGAAGGAAACGTACCGAGGTCGGTGTGGACGACCGCGCGCGCGTTGCTCGCCGCGCTGTCGGCACTTGCAGTGCTGGACGCGAACCCGGCCGGCGCGCAGTCGCTGCAGCCGGCGGGCTGGGACGCCGGCATGCGGATGGCGGAGGCGGTGGACCGCAATCCCGACCCCAACGTCGTCGAGGTGGACTTCGAGGCCCGGGTGGCGACGGTCGAGATCGCGCCCGGACTGAAGGTGGACGCCTGGACCTACAACGGCACGATTCCGGGCCCGATGATCCGGGTGAAGGTCGGCGACCGCCTGATCGTGCACTTCACGAACAACCTGTCGCGGCCGAGCACCATCCACTGGCACGGCCTGCGGGTCCCCATCGACATGGACGGCGTGCCCGGCTATTCCCAGGAACCGGTCCAGCCGGGCGGGACGTTCACCTACGACTTCGTGGTGCCGGACGCCGGCATCTTCTGGTACCACCCGCACGTGATGTCGGCCGCGCAGGTCGGCTTCGGCCTCTACGGCGCCTTCCTGGTGGAGGACTCGACCGAGACCGAGACGATCGGCATCGCCGACGATCTCGTTCTCGTGCTCAGCGACATCGATGTCGACGACGACGGCGCGCTGCTGCCCGCCGACACCGGCGGCACGGTCGGTATGCTGTTCGGACGCGAGGGCAACCGGGTGCTGGTCAACGGCCGCCGGCTGCCGGAGCTGGTCGCGCGGTCGGGAGCGCCGCAGCGCTGGCGGGTGGTGGACGCGGCCAAGAGCCGCTACTTCAAGCTCGACCTCGGCGAGGGGCACGTCTTCCGCAAGATCGGCGGCGACGGGGGCCTGACGGAGTACTCCGAGGACCACGACTTCATCGTGCTCGGGGCCGGGGAGCGGGCCGACGTGCTGGTGACGCCGACCGGCGAGCCGGGCGGCGAGGGACTGGTCCGTTCGCTGCTGCACGACCGCGGCTACGGCAGCATCTTCGGGCGCGACTTCGAGAGCCTGTTCACGATCCGCTTCGCGGACGAGCCACCGTACGACTCGGGCCCGCTGCCCCGCACGAGCCGCGAGATGGAGCCCTACGACCTCGACGGGGCGACCGGGATCGACCTGGAGCTGACCCTCCAGGAAGACCCGTACGACCGGACCTTCGCCTACGGCATCAACCACGTGCCCTTCTGGAGGGCGAAGCCGATCCTCGCCGGTCTCGGCGAGACCCAGGTCTGGAACGTGACCAACTCCACCGCGTGGTCGCATCCGCTGCACCTGCACGGCTTTTTCTTCCTGGTCCTCGACGAGGACGGCGAGCCGGTCCGCCCGCTGGAGTGGAAGGACACGGTGGACATCCCGCACGAGCGGACGGTGCGCCTGGCGGTGCGCTTCGACGAGCGTCCGGGCACCTGGATCTTCCACTGTCACATCCTCGATCACGCCGACGGCGGCCTGCTGGGCGCGGTGCACCTCGGGCTGCCGCCGGAGGAGTTCCGAAACCTGGCCGAGCACTAG
- a CDS encoding DUF385 domain-containing protein has product MRAVKIGGIVLVSYVLIVVAFESLIGFFQPEGPDTLVLTTVDENGAAIDRVLQSLHSNGQLYVAVNHWPRAWYRRALANPRVQVTRGWETRNYMAVPVTGDEYARVASEYPHPLAFLFLTGFPPRHFVRLDEAG; this is encoded by the coding sequence GTGAGAGCCGTCAAGATCGGTGGCATCGTGCTCGTCAGCTACGTGCTGATCGTCGTCGCCTTCGAGTCCCTGATTGGCTTCTTTCAGCCCGAGGGGCCCGATACGCTGGTGTTGACCACGGTGGACGAGAATGGCGCCGCCATCGACCGCGTGCTCCAGTCGCTGCACAGCAACGGGCAGCTCTACGTAGCGGTCAATCACTGGCCCCGTGCCTGGTACCGTCGCGCCCTGGCGAATCCCAGGGTGCAGGTGACGCGCGGCTGGGAGACGCGAAACTACATGGCCGTTCCGGTGACTGGTGACGAGTACGCGCGGGTCGCGAGCGAGTATCCACACCCTCTCGCGTTTCTTTTCCTGACCGGCTTTCCGCCTCGCCATTTCGTGCGATTGGACGAGGCGGGCTGA
- a CDS encoding TonB-dependent receptor, translating into MGRGYRLSADPLEGDLVDLLSPTPGRYGPREMVGVSNAKDPVGDDLFLVNSGHDYDLTDPRQLEVGLKADVGGHTEVTAAVFDMERDDVLEAYGPDSVYTIGGIQSRGVELSMVSRPNANAYFGASVAFTNAELVAGVWNHFDGNRVATYFLASSSPSRTEPGPVRT; encoded by the coding sequence GTGGGCCGCGGCTACCGGTTGTCCGCCGACCCGCTCGAGGGCGACCTGGTGGATCTGCTCAGCCCGACGCCGGGCCGCTACGGTCCCCGCGAGATGGTCGGGGTCAGCAACGCGAAGGACCCGGTCGGCGACGACCTGTTCCTGGTCAACTCGGGCCACGACTACGACCTGACCGATCCCCGGCAGCTCGAGGTCGGGCTGAAGGCGGACGTCGGCGGCCACACGGAGGTGACCGCCGCGGTGTTCGACATGGAGCGGGACGACGTGCTGGAGGCGTACGGGCCGGACAGCGTCTACACGATCGGCGGCATCCAGTCGCGGGGCGTGGAGCTGTCGATGGTGTCGCGGCCCAACGCCAACGCGTACTTCGGGGCCAGCGTCGCGTTCACGAACGCGGAGCTGGTGGCGGGGGTCTGGAATCACTTCGATGGGAATCGAGTGGCGACGTACTTCTTGGCATCCTCTTCACCGAGCCGCACCGAACCGGGCCCGGTTCGGACGTAG
- a CDS encoding DEAD/DEAH box helicase, which translates to MTPEVSERAFEDAIEAALLRHGPDAFRGGAKSVRESPPSYGDDPLPGGYRKRRPEDYDRALCLLPADVVDFLLATQPKEWEKLKQHHGADIKPRFLGYLSREIARRGALDVLRNGVKDSGCKFRLAYFRPASGLNEELQRLHAANLFAVVRQLRFSEKTDQSLDLALFLNGIPIFTAELKNLLNGQDVQDAIRQYRNDRDPREPLFGYGRCLAHFAVDPEQVFVTTALSGPKTRFLPFNQGRFGGAGNPPVPPTRTGFPTDYLWERIWARDSVLDLVRQFIHEVEAEDDRGRKTGKRFLIFPRYQQLDCVRRLVGHARDHGTGQRYLIQHSAGSGKSFTIAWLAHRLSVLHDADDRRVFDSVVVVTDRRVLDRQLQRTIRQFEQTLGVVENIDHTSRQLREALEAGRTIIVTTLQKFPVIAEQIGELPGKRFAVIVDEAHSSQSGESTKSLKAVLAAGNLEEAAQEEAGARTPEEEIDERVLEEIRSRGRLPNLSTFAFTATPKPKTLELFGSKRPDGKFEPFHRYTMRQAIEEGFILDVLASYATYKAYWRLLKTIEDDPRYDKRKAEHLLKSFVELHPHAIGEKVAVCVEHFAAQVATGIGGRAKAMIVTRSRLHAVRTKIALDGYLAEKGHFWKALVAFSGTVKDGGESYTESGMNSAGQDRVISDRQTAAEFEKPEYRFLVVASKFQTGFDQPLLHTMYVDKKLGGVNAVQTLSRLNRTHPGKQGTMVLDFANEADEIKKAFEPYYETTLLSEETDPNLLYEVQGRLLDFGVFTADDVESFARVYFDPRANQDRLYAALEPARQRFVDLDPDEAGDFRGQLTDYVRLYSFLSQVLTFADPDLEKLYVFARHLRRLLPADKDELPREVQQNIDMESFRIQRTSRGRIKLERHGEPLEPAGSKPRAGGGAEELEALSRIIEALNERFGLNLGPEHRVTLEQIRAALEKDAGLDASAKVNTRENVRLTFDPKVEDKIQEIVETNFDLYKRITDDPDFGRALKNLLFDDYMRRHRRAEELLKLQESKTLEFKSSLRWNLQEDRKDDKHVTHAALKTIAAFLNTEGGDLLIGVDDDRKVLGIEHDRLDNDDKFMRHLAQAVRNGLGDRAGTCIDPKTQIVEGKTVCLVSCQRSPDPVYLRWKGVEKTDGGDLYVRTGPGSVRLGEEDAKKYVATRFPSK; encoded by the coding sequence ATGACTCCCGAGGTCTCAGAGCGGGCCTTCGAGGACGCGATCGAAGCCGCGCTGCTCCGCCACGGCCCCGACGCCTTTCGCGGCGGCGCGAAGTCGGTACGGGAGTCGCCACCGTCATACGGCGACGACCCGTTGCCCGGCGGCTACCGCAAACGCCGGCCGGAGGACTACGACCGCGCGCTCTGCCTACTTCCGGCCGACGTCGTCGACTTCCTGCTGGCCACCCAACCGAAGGAATGGGAGAAGCTCAAGCAACACCACGGCGCCGACATCAAGCCGCGCTTTCTTGGCTACCTCTCGCGCGAAATCGCCCGGCGGGGCGCGCTCGACGTGCTGCGCAACGGCGTCAAGGATTCGGGCTGCAAGTTCCGGCTGGCGTACTTCCGGCCGGCCAGCGGACTGAACGAGGAGTTGCAGCGCCTGCACGCGGCCAACCTCTTCGCCGTGGTACGCCAGCTCCGCTTCAGCGAGAAGACCGACCAGAGCCTCGATCTCGCGCTGTTCCTGAACGGCATCCCCATCTTCACGGCCGAGCTCAAGAACCTGCTCAACGGCCAGGACGTCCAGGATGCCATCCGGCAGTACCGGAACGACCGCGACCCGCGCGAGCCGCTCTTCGGCTACGGGCGTTGCCTCGCCCACTTCGCCGTGGACCCGGAGCAGGTGTTCGTGACGACGGCGCTCTCCGGGCCGAAGACCCGCTTTCTGCCGTTCAACCAGGGGCGCTTCGGCGGCGCGGGGAACCCGCCGGTCCCGCCCACCCGCACGGGCTTCCCCACCGACTACCTGTGGGAACGCATCTGGGCCCGCGACAGCGTGCTCGACCTCGTCCGCCAGTTCATCCACGAGGTCGAGGCCGAGGACGACCGCGGGCGCAAGACCGGCAAGCGCTTCCTGATCTTCCCCCGCTACCAGCAGCTCGACTGCGTGCGCCGGCTCGTCGGCCACGCGCGCGACCACGGCACGGGGCAGCGCTACCTGATCCAGCACTCCGCGGGCAGCGGCAAGAGCTTCACCATCGCCTGGCTCGCCCACCGGCTCTCGGTGCTGCACGATGCCGACGACCGGCGCGTCTTCGACTCGGTGGTCGTGGTGACCGACCGGCGCGTGCTCGACCGTCAGCTCCAGCGCACCATCCGCCAGTTCGAGCAGACCCTCGGCGTGGTCGAGAACATCGACCACACCTCGCGCCAACTCCGCGAGGCGCTCGAGGCGGGCCGGACCATCATCGTCACCACGCTGCAGAAGTTCCCCGTCATCGCCGAGCAGATCGGCGAGCTTCCCGGCAAGCGCTTCGCCGTCATCGTGGACGAGGCGCACTCGTCGCAGTCCGGCGAGAGCACGAAGAGCCTCAAGGCCGTCCTCGCGGCGGGGAACCTGGAGGAGGCCGCGCAGGAGGAAGCGGGCGCCCGGACCCCGGAGGAGGAGATCGACGAGCGGGTCCTGGAGGAGATCCGCAGCCGCGGGCGGCTGCCGAACCTGTCGACGTTCGCCTTCACGGCCACCCCGAAGCCCAAGACCCTGGAGCTGTTCGGCAGCAAGCGGCCCGACGGAAAGTTCGAGCCCTTCCACCGCTACACCATGCGCCAGGCGATCGAGGAAGGGTTCATCCTCGACGTGCTCGCCAGCTACGCCACCTACAAGGCGTACTGGCGCCTGCTGAAGACGATCGAGGACGACCCTCGATACGACAAGCGCAAGGCCGAGCACCTGCTGAAGTCGTTCGTCGAGCTGCACCCCCACGCCATCGGCGAGAAGGTCGCCGTCTGCGTGGAGCACTTCGCCGCGCAGGTCGCGACCGGGATCGGCGGGCGGGCCAAGGCGATGATCGTCACCCGCTCGCGCCTCCATGCCGTCCGCACCAAGATCGCCCTGGACGGCTACCTCGCCGAGAAGGGCCATTTCTGGAAGGCGCTCGTCGCCTTCTCCGGCACCGTGAAGGACGGCGGCGAGTCCTATACCGAGTCGGGCATGAACTCGGCCGGGCAGGACCGCGTCATCAGCGACCGGCAGACGGCAGCCGAGTTCGAGAAACCCGAGTACCGCTTCCTGGTGGTCGCCAGCAAGTTCCAGACCGGCTTCGACCAGCCGCTGCTGCACACCATGTACGTGGACAAGAAGCTCGGCGGCGTCAACGCCGTGCAGACGCTCTCGCGCCTGAACCGTACGCACCCCGGCAAGCAGGGCACGATGGTGCTCGACTTCGCCAACGAGGCCGACGAGATCAAGAAGGCCTTCGAGCCGTACTACGAAACCACCCTGCTCTCGGAGGAGACCGACCCCAACCTGCTCTACGAGGTCCAGGGCCGGCTGCTCGACTTCGGCGTGTTCACGGCGGACGACGTCGAATCGTTCGCACGCGTCTACTTCGACCCCAGGGCGAACCAGGATCGGCTCTACGCGGCGCTGGAACCGGCGCGCCAGCGCTTCGTCGACCTCGATCCCGACGAGGCGGGCGACTTTCGCGGCCAGCTCACCGACTACGTGCGCTTGTACTCGTTCCTCTCCCAGGTGCTGACGTTCGCCGACCCCGACCTGGAAAAGCTCTACGTCTTCGCCCGGCACCTGCGGCGCCTGCTGCCGGCCGACAAGGACGAGCTGCCGCGAGAGGTCCAGCAGAACATCGACATGGAGTCGTTTCGCATCCAGCGGACCAGCCGCGGCCGGATCAAGCTGGAACGACACGGCGAGCCGCTCGAACCTGCCGGGAGCAAGCCACGCGCCGGCGGCGGCGCAGAGGAGCTGGAGGCGCTCTCACGGATCATCGAGGCGCTGAACGAGCGCTTCGGGCTGAACCTGGGCCCCGAGCACCGCGTCACGCTGGAGCAGATCCGCGCGGCCCTCGAAAAGGACGCCGGCCTCGACGCCAGCGCCAAGGTGAACACCCGCGAGAACGTGCGCCTGACCTTCGACCCCAAGGTCGAGGACAAGATCCAGGAGATCGTCGAGACCAACTTCGACCTCTACAAGCGCATCACCGACGACCCGGACTTTGGCCGGGCGCTGAAGAACCTCCTGTTCGACGACTACATGCGGCGGCACCGGCGCGCCGAGGAGCTGCTGAAGCTCCAGGAGTCGAAGACGCTCGAGTTCAAGTCGAGCCTGCGCTGGAACCTGCAGGAGGACCGGAAGGACGACAAGCACGTGACGCACGCGGCGCTCAAGACCATCGCCGCGTTCCTCAACACCGAGGGCGGCGACCTGCTGATCGGCGTCGACGACGACCGCAAGGTGCTCGGCATCGAGCACGACCGCCTGGACAACGACGACAAGTTCATGCGCCACCTCGCCCAGGCCGTGCGCAACGGTCTCGGCGACCGCGCTGGCACTTGTATCGATCCGAAGACGCAGATCGTCGAGGGCAAGACCGTCTGCCTGGTGAGCTGCCAGCGGAGTCCGGATCCCGTGTACCTGCGCTGGAAGGGCGTGGAGAAAACCGACGGCGGCGACCTCTACGTCCGAACCGGGCCCGGTTCGGTGCGGCTCGGTGAAGAGGATGCCAAGAAGTACGTCGCCACTCGATTCCCATCGAAGTGA
- a CDS encoding restriction endonuclease subunit S, producing the protein MSELTDRGEGVRRWRLRGYPEYKESGDEWLGKIPAHWEAKRLRFVVGTTITKSEVTDLDPETEVSFVPMEAVREYGGIDLVSTKPLSAVVDGYTYFRNGDVIVAKITPCFENGKGALATGLCNGVGFGTTELHVLRASFLVDPRFLLYLTFSDHFRSIGTASMYGAGGQRRISDDFIRDFCHPVPGLPEQRAIVAFLDRETAKIDALVVTKERLIELLQEKRTALITRAATGGLDANVPMKDSGIEWLGEIPAHWDVVGSNMLFTHRKESALADDQQLTASQQHGVIPQRKFVELEGRSVVQVVTGTDILKHVEPNDFVISMRSFQGGLEYSNYRGCISSAYVIVRPSDRVDSGYFSYVLKSATYVQALQSTSDLVRDGQALRFANFRRVPLPLVPLQEQKIVATYLDEHVAQLDRLCEATLRGIRLLKEFRTGLISAAVTGKIDVCEGVPH; encoded by the coding sequence GTGAGTGAGTTGACCGACAGGGGCGAAGGGGTGCGGCGCTGGCGTCTTCGGGGTTACCCCGAGTACAAGGAGTCTGGCGACGAGTGGCTGGGCAAAATCCCGGCGCATTGGGAGGCGAAACGACTTCGCTTTGTCGTCGGAACGACCATCACCAAGAGCGAGGTAACCGATCTCGATCCCGAGACCGAGGTTTCGTTCGTACCAATGGAAGCTGTCCGCGAATACGGTGGCATCGATCTCGTTTCGACGAAGCCACTCTCGGCCGTTGTCGATGGTTATACGTATTTCCGCAACGGGGATGTCATTGTCGCCAAGATCACCCCGTGTTTCGAGAACGGTAAGGGCGCCCTGGCGACCGGCCTGTGCAACGGTGTCGGCTTCGGAACGACTGAGCTACACGTCCTTCGAGCCTCATTCCTTGTAGATCCTCGCTTCCTCCTCTACCTGACTTTCAGCGACCATTTCCGCAGCATCGGTACCGCTTCGATGTACGGGGCAGGCGGCCAGAGGCGCATCTCAGACGACTTCATTCGCGATTTCTGTCATCCTGTGCCCGGTCTCCCCGAACAACGCGCCATCGTTGCCTTCCTCGACCGCGAGACGGCGAAGATCGATGCGCTCGTGGTGACGAAGGAGCGGCTGATCGAGCTGCTTCAGGAAAAGCGCACTGCCCTCATTACCCGCGCCGCCACCGGAGGCCTCGACGCGAACGTCCCTATGAAGGACTCCGGCATCGAGTGGCTGGGCGAGATCCCGGCGCATTGGGATGTTGTTGGAAGCAATATGTTGTTCACGCATCGGAAAGAAAGCGCACTAGCCGATGACCAGCAACTGACCGCTTCCCAGCAGCACGGGGTGATTCCGCAACGCAAGTTTGTGGAACTTGAAGGGCGAAGCGTGGTACAGGTTGTTACCGGAACCGATATACTCAAACACGTTGAACCGAACGACTTCGTAATAAGCATGCGCAGTTTCCAAGGCGGCCTTGAGTACTCGAATTACCGAGGTTGCATAAGTTCCGCCTACGTAATAGTGCGCCCATCTGACCGAGTCGATAGCGGCTATTTCTCTTATGTACTCAAGTCGGCGACATACGTTCAAGCCCTTCAGAGCACTTCCGACCTGGTACGGGACGGACAGGCCCTGCGCTTCGCGAACTTCAGGCGAGTTCCATTGCCACTGGTCCCTTTGCAAGAGCAGAAGATAGTCGCGACCTACCTGGATGAACATGTAGCTCAGCTCGATCGCTTGTGCGAAGCAACGCTCAGAGGAATCCGGCTCCTCAAAGAGTTCCGCACCGGCCTCATTTCCGCTGCGGTCACCGGCAAGATCGACGTGTGCGAGGGGGTGCCTCATTGA
- a CDS encoding nucleotidyl transferase AbiEii/AbiGii toxin family protein: protein MTPRQAIRDVPASVRQRLLNLAREQRLRFEGVLQRYAVERFLYRLSASDEADRFTLKGAALLRVWAGQELRPTRDIDFLARGARDEAAIRTALRDVCGVPCQEDGVVFDPATIAITSIRIDQPNGGFRVRIRGGLGRVRLAVPIDIGFGDVLTLGRRQEDYPTLLDLPAPRLWTYPRDTMVAEKFHAMASLGDANSRVKDLWDVACLARRFAFDGDALRTAIAEAFRHRGTSLAGGRPTALRAGYYDEHESPARGQRWRELRRQIASGIDGPDRLEDAGEELRRFLGPICDSLIEERPFAQTWPPGGLWRPGVQARTQDHGGE, encoded by the coding sequence ATGACTCCCCGACAGGCCATCCGGGACGTACCCGCGTCCGTCCGCCAGCGCCTGCTGAACCTCGCCCGCGAGCAGCGACTTCGCTTCGAGGGCGTCCTCCAGCGCTACGCGGTCGAGCGTTTCCTCTATCGCCTCTCCGCATCGGACGAGGCGGACCGATTCACCCTGAAGGGCGCGGCTCTCCTCCGCGTGTGGGCCGGGCAGGAGCTGCGGCCCACCCGGGATATCGACTTCCTGGCCCGCGGCGCCCGCGACGAGGCCGCCATTCGCACCGCCCTGCGGGACGTCTGCGGCGTTCCCTGTCAAGAGGACGGCGTCGTCTTCGACCCCGCGACGATCGCGATCACGAGCATCCGCATCGATCAGCCGAACGGCGGCTTCCGGGTCCGTATCCGGGGCGGCCTCGGCCGGGTCCGGCTCGCGGTTCCGATCGACATCGGCTTCGGCGACGTCCTCACGCTCGGGCGCAGGCAGGAGGACTATCCTACGCTCCTCGACCTGCCCGCCCCCCGCCTCTGGACGTACCCGCGCGACACGATGGTCGCCGAGAAGTTTCACGCGATGGCCAGTCTGGGCGATGCGAACTCGCGCGTGAAGGACCTCTGGGACGTCGCCTGTCTCGCGCGCCGCTTCGCGTTCGACGGCGACGCCCTGCGCACCGCCATCGCCGAGGCATTCCGCCACCGCGGGACGTCGCTCGCGGGCGGGCGGCCGACCGCGCTACGCGCCGGCTACTACGACGAACACGAGTCCCCCGCGCGCGGGCAACGCTGGCGCGAGCTGCGACGGCAGATCGCGAGCGGCATCGACGGGCCGGATCGTCTGGAGGATGCAGGCGAGGAACTGCGCCGGTTCCTGGGGCCGATCTGCGACAGTCTGATCGAAGAGCGTCCTTTCGCGCAGACTTGGCCGCCCGGGGGGCTGTGGCGGCCAGGGGTTCAGGCTCGGACCCAAGACCACGGCGGTGAGTGA
- a CDS encoding transcriptional regulator, which translates to MRSLGTKTFFRPREAAAMGVDSRTLRRLVDDGSVERVARGLYRVAEAEPTEHYTLAAVCARVPGAIVCLLSALSVHELTTQLPWQEWIAIPHKARTPRVSGLPIRVVRFSGAALRYGVVNTTFEGVPVRITSPARTVVDCFRFRRLVGKDVAIEALRDALDDRKASVDQIWRAAEVCRAKSLVGPVLEALTA; encoded by the coding sequence ATGCGTAGCCTCGGCACGAAGACCTTCTTCCGCCCGCGCGAAGCCGCCGCGATGGGCGTCGACTCCCGTACGCTTCGGCGCCTGGTCGACGACGGATCCGTCGAGCGTGTGGCGCGCGGTCTCTATCGCGTCGCGGAAGCCGAACCGACCGAGCACTACACCCTGGCCGCCGTCTGCGCCCGCGTTCCGGGCGCCATTGTCTGTCTGCTTTCCGCTCTGAGCGTCCACGAACTCACCACACAACTTCCGTGGCAGGAGTGGATCGCCATTCCGCACAAGGCCCGCACGCCCCGCGTGTCCGGGCTGCCGATCCGGGTGGTGCGCTTCTCCGGCGCCGCGCTTCGCTACGGCGTCGTGAACACGACCTTCGAAGGAGTGCCCGTCCGCATCACGAGCCCGGCCCGCACCGTCGTCGACTGTTTCCGCTTCCGGCGGCTGGTCGGCAAGGACGTCGCGATCGAGGCGCTGCGCGACGCCCTGGACGACCGCAAGGCGAGCGTCGACCAGATCTGGCGGGCTGCCGAAGTGTGCCGCGCGAAGTCACTCGTCGGCCCGGTGCTCGAAGCGCTGACGGCATGA